A DNA window from Corynebacterium ciconiae DSM 44920 contains the following coding sequences:
- the amaB gene encoding L-piperidine-6-carboxylate dehydrogenase, giving the protein MTTLHDMATAALAACGATTEFTRGDLLSRTPLTGENLLAVDASTQEETEAAIAHAAKAFRRWREVPAPARGAVVKRWGELLREHKRDLATLVQIEAGKSMSEAEGEVQEMIDICDFAVGQSRMLYGKTMPSERPGHRLMETWHPVGVVGVISAFNFPVAVYSWNTAIALVCGNTVVWKPSEMCVLSALGAHGLLRRAVLDCDQDPEIHQLVLGAAERGEQLVDDPRVALVSATGSTRMGREVAPRVAARFGRYLLELGGNNAGIVTPSARLDLALRGIVFAAAGTAGQRCTTMRRLIVHESVAEELIGTIVEAYRSLTIGDPRDESVLVGPLINEAAMTAMQDALRQAEAEGGEILIGGERVLVDANEQSFYVEPAVVRMPAQSEVVRTETFAPILYVLTYTDFEEALEMHNAVPQGLSSAIFTQDQAEAELFLSAGGSDCGIANVNIGTSGAEIGGAFGGEKDTGGGRESGSDAWKAYMRRATNTVNYGGELPLAQGVKFL; this is encoded by the coding sequence ATGACCACTCTTCACGATATGGCTACCGCCGCGCTTGCAGCTTGCGGAGCCACCACCGAGTTCACCCGCGGCGATCTGCTCTCGCGTACCCCGTTGACAGGCGAGAACCTGCTCGCCGTGGACGCCAGCACCCAGGAGGAGACCGAGGCCGCGATAGCCCACGCCGCTAAGGCCTTTCGTCGTTGGCGGGAGGTGCCGGCGCCGGCGCGGGGAGCGGTGGTGAAACGCTGGGGCGAGCTGCTGCGGGAGCACAAGCGAGACCTGGCGACTCTGGTGCAGATCGAGGCGGGCAAGTCCATGTCGGAGGCCGAGGGCGAGGTGCAGGAGATGATCGATATCTGCGACTTCGCGGTGGGGCAATCCCGGATGCTGTATGGCAAGACCATGCCCTCGGAGCGGCCCGGCCATCGGCTCATGGAAACCTGGCATCCGGTGGGAGTGGTAGGCGTGATCTCCGCCTTCAACTTCCCGGTTGCGGTGTATTCGTGGAATACCGCCATCGCCTTGGTGTGTGGCAACACCGTGGTGTGGAAGCCCTCGGAGATGTGCGTGCTTTCTGCGCTCGGGGCGCACGGGCTGTTGCGTCGCGCGGTGCTGGACTGCGACCAAGACCCGGAGATTCACCAGCTAGTGCTGGGTGCTGCCGAGCGCGGCGAACAATTGGTGGATGATCCCCGCGTGGCGCTGGTCTCTGCCACTGGTTCCACCCGCATGGGGCGCGAGGTGGCGCCCCGAGTAGCCGCCCGTTTCGGCCGCTACCTGCTGGAGCTGGGTGGTAATAATGCCGGCATCGTTACCCCTTCGGCGCGGTTGGATCTGGCCCTGCGTGGCATCGTCTTCGCTGCGGCCGGCACTGCGGGTCAGCGCTGCACCACGATGCGTCGACTCATCGTGCACGAATCGGTGGCCGAGGAACTCATCGGCACCATAGTGGAGGCCTACCGCAGCCTCACTATCGGCGATCCCCGTGACGAGTCCGTGTTGGTGGGGCCGCTGATCAACGAGGCAGCAATGACCGCGATGCAGGATGCGCTGCGCCAAGCCGAGGCTGAGGGCGGGGAGATACTCATCGGCGGCGAGCGGGTGCTTGTCGACGCCAACGAGCAGTCCTTTTATGTCGAACCAGCAGTGGTACGCATGCCCGCTCAAAGCGAGGTGGTGCGCACCGAAACCTTCGCCCCAATCCTGTATGTGCTCACCTACACGGACTTTGAGGAGGCGCTGGAGATGCACAACGCGGTGCCGCAGGGTCTATCCTCGGCGATCTTCACCCAAGACCAGGCCGAGGCCGAGCTGTTTCTTTCGGCGGGCGGCTCGGACTGCGGTATCGCCAACGTCAATATTGGCACCTCCGGCGCGGAGATCGGTGGGGCCTTCGGTGGAGAGAAGGACACCGGTGGTGGTCGCGAATCCGGATCCGATGCGTGGAAGGCCTATATGCGTCGCGCCACCAATACCGTCAATTATGGTGGCGAGTTGCCCTTGGCCCAGGGCGTGAAATTCCTTTAA